The Sorghum bicolor cultivar BTx623 chromosome 6, Sorghum_bicolor_NCBIv3, whole genome shotgun sequence genome contains the following window.
ATACCATACCTATTTAACTTGATGAGTAATAAATACACTTATCACCATCATAAAAGATTAATGACGAGTGTTTATTTTCGAAAAAATTTATACAACGTGCTTGAGTCTCAACCACAAGCGAaaagcatagcaacacatgtcaaCGTATGGTTGGACTGTGTgcgtcttcttcctcctctcgttCATCTCCCTAGCTCGTcgtgttcttcttcttcttcttcttcccaatGATCAGAGTCAGGAAATTTGGGAGGGGTGGAGAGGTCTTCTAGGTGGTTCTCCATACCCAACGATCTTAGAAAGGAGAGAGGCCGACAGTGAAGGTGGTTTGATGGGTGATGAGCAAGGTGACGGAGGCACCACCCAAAGTGGGTAGTGTTTGGATATTTGGTGGGCACGGCAGGTGGCGGTGACAACTAACTACAAAATAGTAGGGAAGAATGGTGCTTTGACGACGATAGTGGGACGTGGGGTGGTGAAGTCATTGGCAGAAAGGGTGGTGACTAAAGTGGCGACGATGGAGCAAcataatatgaaaggaaagaGAATGAAGAATATGAGGCTATGACGCAATGatagtagggccttgtttacttccgaaaagtgaaaatttttcggaactgtagcactttcgtttgtttgtgataaatattatccaatcatagactaactagaatcaaaagatccgtctcgtgatttacagctaaacagtgtaattagtttttgttttcatctatatttaatgtttcatgcatgtgccacaaaattcgatgtgacagggaatcttgaaaactttttggtttttatgaTGAGAGTTGAGACGAAGCTTGAGAAAAACGAAGAGCGTGGATTGTAAAGTCATACGTCACTCCTTTCCTAACACTTTAGGAATAAGACCCCGTAACCtgatttatataattttttttaacaaatatTTAAACTATATTCATCAATTTTTGTAATGTATATAATACCAAACAAGAAGGGAAAAAAATCTAAGTGCGACGAACACGAGAGGAAGTTGAACTAGTTGCTGAGCCGAAGAAGCAAAAATCCTATCAATATAGCCACAGAACGACATTATTGTCTTGCGCGTCCACCCCTGCGCTTTTCAGTAGCTTGGGTTTGGATTCGGACTTCCTGAGCTCCGCCGATTCCTTCCTCCTTCACCTCCTGTCCTcccccagccgccgccgccgccgctgcctcaTCTCATCCCCATCGCCCACCCCCCGCTCCGTCCCCCGGGgatcgtcgatggcggcgccggcgatatggcagccgcaggagcagggGCTCCACGAGATCTGCACCCTCCTGGAGGCGCACATCTCCCCCAACTCCGACCAGGCCCGCATCTGGCAGCAGCTGCAGCAGTACAGCCAGTTCCCCGACTTCAACAACTACCTAGTCTTCATCCTGGCCCGCGGAGAGGTGAGCCTTCCTTTCCTCCTAGTGTCACCTTCACCTCAATCGCTCGCTGGCTTATTCCGATCGCCACGCCGTCAGCAAAGCCTAGGGTTTTCTCCGATGCTACTAGAGATTTGAAGCTTGTTGTTTGACTCCATAGACTCCTAGCCCTAGGTCGCCACTGGAGTTTAGCGCTTGGATCGCACGTTCTAACCTCTaatccaaatcgatattgatatCCTGGTGTTTTAGTGGAAATGATAACGTACGTTGTGTGTATGTGTACACAAAGGCGGAAAACATGCGCTGGCAATCAAGCTAAAATTTCAGTGCCAACGTAAGGCTACCTATATATGTAGCATTTCAGTTTCATTCGGTGGTAATTTGAATTGTCGTGTTGTGGCGTCGGAGGTTCAAGTAGGGCTTAGCCTACGTGGATATGTGCCGATGCACAGTAAGAGATGAGAGCTTGTTTCCATGTTAATCTTTTATGTCTGTCCTACATGCCGCTGCATCATCGCTTATTGTGGTAATGATTTCTCAAATTGCCCAGAATATTTAAACTGCAAATCATGTGACATTTTTAAAATCCTCGAGCAGTCATGTGTGCATGCCAAAATCTTGCTCAGATGGCTAGTTATTTGGCCTACTTGAGTTCTAGTAGTGTTTGAGTGTCGATCGGTGATGCTCCCATGGAGATCTAAGTAACCACTGGAGGTGAGTGGCCGCTTGCTCCCACTATCTAAAACATTTTCCTTGTAACTTACTTAGAGATACAGATGACAGGaaatatctatacttttatgctTTGAGGGGTTGGAGGGAGACCACAGCAGAAACCATATGGTTGCGTTGGCGTGATCTAAACTCTGGAATGATGACGAAAAAAAAACACATTCAAAGTGACTGCTACTTACTTTAACTTTCTGCCCACGGTTTGTATTTTGTTTATTACCGAATTTAGTTTCACGTGTGATCGGCAAAAATAAGAAACAGTGATAAACAATGAATTGAATCAATGAGGgtgtcaattaatcatggagttAATGTGGGATGAAAATTGTGGATTGTGTGCTTCCCTTGTGTTCTTTTCCACACTTATTCGTTCTAAAACCTTTTCGACATTGGGATGTCTTTTACAGGTAGACATGCATGTAGATGTAGTTCATAAATTATCAAACTTGTTATGGAGCAAAATTCTCTTTTGATGACTATGCTTGTAGGTCCAGATATTTTTTCTTCGGCATATCTGACATCTGGTGTTTGTACCAGGGGAAATCTATTGAAGTTAGACAGGCAGCTGGTCTACTACTGAAAAACAATTTGCGAACGACTTTCAGTTCCATGCCACCTCCGTTCCAGCATTATGTTAAGTCTGAGCTGTTACCATGTATAGGGGCAACCAATAGGGCAATTAGATCCACAGTTGGAACAGTGATCAGTGTACTTTTCCAAATTGTACGAGTTGCTGGATGGATCGAGTTATTTCAGGCACTCCATAAGTGTTTGGATAGTAATGACCTGGATCACATGGAAGGTGCCATGGATGCGATATACAAGGTAATGTGCACTCCTGTCATACTAGGGGTTCCATGCATTAAACCAGCATGATGTAGTGTATCTTACAATTTGCGTTCTCAAAATCTCTTTCTGATGACAGATCTGTGAGGATGTCCCTGAAGAGCTCGATGTTGATGTTCCTGGTTTGTCTGAACGACCGAtcaatgtgtttatgccgagaATACTGCAGGTCTATATCCAACATCCAGAAATAGCCAATTACATACCTACGCGATTGACACTTTGACATCCTCTCTGTAAATGGTCATATTTATGTCTTCATACACCAATTGCCTATAATTCAGCTATGCATGCATTTGTGGTAGCATGTAGATGCTTGAACAGTCTGATTTAACATATTTATGGGGTTTCATTCTGATACATGctgattttctttttcttccttcAGTTTTTCCAGTCACCACATCCAACTTTGAGAAAACTATCGTTGGGTTGCGTAAATCAGTACATAGTAGTGATGCCATCGGTAAGAGTCCTAACCCCATCTTCAGCTTATCTTTCTCAACGCTCTTGACTCACTGTTAGATTTTCACAGGCACTCTACATGTCTATGGATCAGTACATTCAGGGATTATTCAACCTTGCAAAGGATGCTTCAGCAGATGTTCGGAAACTGGTATTCACCATAGATAATTACTTATCGTACTAACTTATTTGTTATAATGAAATTGCACATTGTGGTGTGCTACTTATTTGCAAGAGAATAAGATTCAAATGCATACAAATGTAATTATTTCATAATTAAAGcaggatttatttattttctaggCTTATAGCTGATTTGTCAGCAAGCAAAATGCCAGTAATGATTGTTCAATGGAACATATCAACTTGCTaattttccttgtttatttgataggtTTGTTCAGCCTGGGTTCAGCTCATTGAAGTTCGCCCATCAATTCTGGAGGTGTGTTATGTTTGCTGTCTATTAGACTTTTTTCCTGCTCTCACCTAATATGTATTAGTGATGCAATGTAACTATGCTCCAAACTTCTCCATTTTCCTATTTTCCCACAATTTTTCTGATGATGTACACAATTTTTGCCTTGACTCGAattagtttgcctttgacaTACTGGATCTGACATTGGATATTGAAACTGCAGCCACATCTTAAAAATGTTACTGAATTGATCCTGCAAGCTAATAAAGATTCAGATGATGAAGTCGCCCTGGAAGCTTGCGAGTTCTGGTATGTTTTCAGTGAGTGAGTGTAATGAGGGCTGCACAAAGAATGCACCAATcctttaaaaaaatatagaataCCCCTAGTAATATAAATTAACTATCTGAATCTGAGTTATATTGGTAGTACTAATGGGGCACATACTGTGATGGACACTTTTACAACAATTTAATTAACTGTTGGTTCTAACTTATGAAGTTCACAAATTGTTTTTGCTCAAATCCAAAACTAAGTCTGAATAACTAACTATATTGCTAGGAATCGGAAGCCTATTATTCTCACTTTTAAACTGTTAAATATTTCAGGTCTGCATACTGTGATGTGAGTATGCCACCTGAAGGTTTACGGGAGTTCTTGCCACGCTTAATCCCGGTATATGTCTTTCTTGTACTCCAAATTAGTGCAGCTGTATCCTTGGCGCTGGATATAATTTCTTACATTCCAATTTTTTCCTAGACTTTGTTGTCGAACATGGTATATGCGGATGATGATGAGTCTCTTGATGATGCTGAGGTGTGGTAAACTTTTAATATCTTTCATGTTTGATCCAGTGGGTCATCAGTGTCAAATCTTAttctgataaatattatttatacatTTTATTTCAGGAAGATGAATCCTTTCCAGACAGGGACCAGGTTGGTTTTATTCTTTTTGAGCAATATTCATAACCAATAATGGCCTAATTTTATGAATGGCTCCATCTGTGGCCATCCATCGTAGCGGTTAGTCCTGCGTCGGCAGAATGAAGTGATCACATTATAGCTTTAGCTCATTTCAGGACTATCAGTGAGATCTAATTTTTGGGCGGGGGTGGATTGGTGCATCAGCAATGCATTGACCAAGCTGATTCTATTTCAggatttcttttttgttttgctGTATTTTACCTAATAACTGTTGGCTAGCTTTGTCACTCATGCGTGTATCACCACACCTCTCACTCACACACACATGCTGGAGGTTGAAGTAGAGGAGGTCAGAGCACGCACACACATGAACATACATGCGTGAATGAGCTGCTGAACTACTCTGGCTGCAGCTAGCCACTTCCTTCATATAGAAGCAAAGATTACTGAAGTCAAACTAAGGGCCATACTGATACTGCCCACTAATTACTGTAGCCATATTATGTACTATATGTCACTATAGCCATACACCCAACTACTGCTGTCCCATTGACAGGAAAGGGAGAGAGCAGTCACTATTCCTATGCTCCTGTGACAAAAGAAAGATGTGAGAGCAGTAGATTATCTAACAACAACAGGAAAGCTTAACCTTGCAGCCGTATACTACTGAATTGTAGACACACATTGCATATTGCAGCTTTGTCTGTAGTTAATTCTTTTGGAAGTCAGTTAACACTAGCAATATAAAGAATAATGTGAGCCTCTTCCAACATTTATGTACACAATGTGTAACAGGATTTGAAGCCCCGCTTCCATGCCTCTCGATTGCATGGATCAGAAACTGGAGATGACGATGTGAGTTTAGAATTTGTTTTTGTTAAGCCATTTGGTTTTGATGGCTTTTGCCATCCCTTTACTACCTCATCTATGTAAAGTGTTCAAAAAATTACTGGTGATTCGAACAGGATGATGATGCTGTAAATGTCTGGAACCTGCGGAAGTGTAGTGCTGCTGGGTTGGATGTTCTCTCTAATGTGTTTGGTGACAGCATCCTTCCAACTTTAATGCCATTGATTGAGGTAACTTGTACTTCTGATAGTTTAGTAGTGGTGCTTTTTGTTGAAAAAGTTTCTCAAATGGCctgaactctagcttttgcatgTCTCATGGAAAAGCATTGTGGGTTTATGATTTCCTTATTATAGCCCTATTGTTCAGGCTCTGTGTTTAGTTGAAAACAATGTGTAACTCCTCAATAGGCACTGAAAATTGTTATTGTTAGTACTAGTCGAATAGCATGACTTGAAAAAACCCTAAAAGCCATTCCTGAAGTTGCGTAGTCATCAAAAGTGCAAAAGTAATTCATAATGTAAAACTATTATTGCAAGGTTTCTTCAGAACATATTTCCTGATTATTTATGGTTGGATCTGTCCAAGTGTATATGCCTTTTGGCTGCCTTTGTGTTACTGTTAGTATGTGCTGCTCTTAACCTTTCATCTTTTGGTTAAATATAATCTGCAGCAAAACTTGGCCCGAACAGATGATGATTCTTGGAAGGAGAGGGAAACTGCTGTTTTGTGTCTAGGCGCTATAGCAGAGGGGTGCATTAGTGGTCTATACCCGCACCTTCCTCAGGTAATTTTAATGAGTAATGGATAATTGTGGCTATGTTCATATGCGCTGCAAGAATAGTAGTCaaatatattttcttttctataaATGATTAAATATCTCATTGTGGTAGATGAGTATGTGCTAAATCTTCTTTATACCACCATAAATGCTAGTATTACATTTTTTATATGCAGCTCTATAGACTTAATGCTTGATTATGGTACGAATCCTCGAGAACATAGCTATAAGATTGCTACAATATGTGGCGATTTTAAAATGCCTATTGCAGGAGCATTCTATTGTTGCAATCATAGTATTTACCAGATAAATCAAAACTCAATATTCGTTATTATTATCACTCAACTATTTTTATTAGATTTGTTGTCCTCTCTGCAATTGTGGGTTATTGTGATTTTTCTTATTCTCTATACTGTACCACAATGCATCTTGCTGTATATGTTGTACGTTTTATAAGATATCTTCATTGAAATGCAGATTGTTGCCTTCCTAATCCCCCTTCTTGATGATAAATTTCCTCTTATACGGAGTATTACATGCTGGACGCTCTCTCGATACAGCAAATTCATTGTTCAGGTAACATAGCACATTTGTTCCCTGATATTATTCTTATTCCTTCCATTCTAGGGTTTCAGCGGAAGCTCATTACGTTCAAATCATGTTTTAGGAATGTTGAGTTGACATTTATGCATCATCTTTGGAGAAGTGTCACTTTTGCATTTTTAAATTTGTACATTATGGTTCTTAGAGAACTGTATATTCTTGTCTCCGATGCAGAGCCTTGATCATCCAAATGGACGTGAACAATTTGATAAGATTCTCATGGGATTGCTCAGAAGGATATTGGATACTAACAAAAGAGTGCAAGAGGCTGCTTGTTCGGCGTTTGCTACTCTTGAAGAGGTTATTGACATATTTTAGTATCCTTTCCTGTTTTTAGGGAATTGCGTAAGAATTATTATTATGCATGCAAGTAACTTTGCAGATCCTCATCTGTACATATTGGTTCTCTGTTTTCAGGAAGCTTCCGAAGAATTAGTACCCCACCTGGAAGTAATTTTGCAGCACCTCATGTGTGCCTATGGAAAATACCAGGTTCTTCGAAATATAAATAATCTTATTTTGTCCTTGCACTGATTGTTGTCAAGCACTTCTATGTCAGCTCTCACATTCTTATTTCTAGTTTTATGTGCTGCTTCTGAGCAGAGACGAAATCTCCGGATACTTTATGACGCCCTTGGTACCCTGGCTGATGCTGTTGGAGCAGAATTAAATCAGGTGCTAACATTTTCTCAAACCTTTCACTGGTTTCTTCTGTATATCGTGAAAAATCATTTCGGTTCTTTCAGAGTCCAGACTCCTTGATGCTTGATCCCATGTTCTCTTGTGAAGATACTAATTCTTCTAAGTTGCTGTGCAGGCGAAATATCTAGATATATTTATGCCACCTTTAATCACGAAGTGGCAGCAACTTTCCAACTCTGACAAAGATCTATTTCCACTCCTTGAATGCTTTACATCTGTTGCACAGGTACTGTGGTTTTAATATGCGGAAACCATCTATGTAGTTCTTATCTTACCTGGAAATAATCTATTGCAACGGTTTGGAGTAGAGCTGCTTTTAGTTACCTATTGTGGTTCGAAACTAGAAGAATGTGAATAATTGGAAGACTTTCTAcggttttggatttttttttcctgAGCTGTTCCTCATACAATATTGGGATTTCAATGTTATGTTGAATCTTCAGGCATTGGGACCAGGATTTGCTCAGTTTGCGGAACCAGTGTTTCAAAGGTGCATCAATCTTATCCAATCGCAACAGTTGGCAAAGGTCTGTCTACTCTTTGCCTTCTATAACATATTTGAATTTGAGTCATGTTCTCTGAATCGCTCATCTCATCCAAGTATGCTACTTTTTCATGCAAAGTGCAGCGTCACAGTTATTTGTTTTTTGTCAGACCTGATCAGtgatttttcctttttcctttttatttcaaCCACAGTTCTATTGTACAACCATACTAGCACAATGATGTACTCACTGCTAATACCAAATTTCTATAAAGAATGAGACCATCTAGTTGGTAACTAAATGATTGGTTAACATTGACTGCTCAATCTTGATTATCATGTCAGAGACATCAAATTGGAGCTGTCCAATCGTGCAAAACACACATTATTCTAGCTGTTTCACAGAATTGGTGAAACTTATATTATATAATATGTCATGGTTCATGGAAGAAATTAGATGTTCACCTTAGTGGTTACGTGGCCTGTGAGCTGTTTCTATGTATTTCGGTCACTTGTAAGCACAGAAATCGTCCTCCAACATCGTAATGTGCTTTCTGTGTACCATGGATCTTGGTCATCTGAAAAaacaataaatatgataagctacAAGGTCAAATCACATATATGACTCATACTTTCTTTTCCTTTATGATTTCCCTCCAATGTGCAGATTGATCCTACTGCAGCTGGTGCAGTGTATGATAGAGAATTCATTGTTTGTTCGTTGGACCTACTGTCAGGACTTGCAGAAGGTCTTGGTGCTGGTATTGAAAGTCTTGTAAGTTATTCTCTTTGGATATGATATCCTTTTCCCTTCCAAGTACATTTTAGACACGATCACATGAACACACCACTCACATACCCACATGGGTGCGTCAGGGGTAGGATTAAATTATTTAGTCATTGGGTTCAATCATACTATCATATTGGGGCCATGCTGTAATATGTACTTGGAGGAGGAATTCGCTATTCTTAAAGCAGAACTATAGTGGATTAATCAAAAGTCATCGGGGCCAGCTGGCTCTGATGGAAGCACGTAGCTCCGCTCCCGGGGTCTGTCCTAGCGCACATCTAAACTAGGGAGGGCTACCCAGAATGGACCCACATGCACACGCTGGGTCCTGAGGAATGGTGAGCCCTAAGATCTGAGTGCGCTCGATCCTAAACAACTGACGACACTTGGTTCTCTTTCAGTAGCATCCGTTGCTTTTGCTGTATACACATAAATCTCTTTTATTCAATTTGAATTTGAACTTGTTAATGTCAGACAATACATTGATTGTCCCAATATCTACTGTATTGTTTACAGAAGTTAT
Protein-coding sequences here:
- the LOC8076521 gene encoding transportin-1, whose product is MAAPAIWQPQEQGLHEICTLLEAHISPNSDQARIWQQLQQYSQFPDFNNYLVFILARGEGKSIEVRQAAGLLLKNNLRTTFSSMPPPFQHYVKSELLPCIGATNRAIRSTVGTVISVLFQIVRVAGWIELFQALHKCLDSNDLDHMEGAMDAIYKICEDVPEELDVDVPGLSERPINVFMPRILQFFQSPHPTLRKLSLGCVNQYIVVMPSALYMSMDQYIQGLFNLAKDASADVRKLVCSAWVQLIEVRPSILEPHLKNVTELILQANKDSDDEVALEACEFWSAYCDVSMPPEGLREFLPRLIPTLLSNMVYADDDESLDDAEEDESFPDRDQDLKPRFHASRLHGSETGDDDDDDAVNVWNLRKCSAAGLDVLSNVFGDSILPTLMPLIEQNLARTDDDSWKERETAVLCLGAIAEGCISGLYPHLPQIVAFLIPLLDDKFPLIRSITCWTLSRYSKFIVQSLDHPNGREQFDKILMGLLRRILDTNKRVQEAACSAFATLEEEASEELVPHLEVILQHLMCAYGKYQRRNLRILYDALGTLADAVGAELNQAKYLDIFMPPLITKWQQLSNSDKDLFPLLECFTSVAQALGPGFAQFAEPVFQRCINLIQSQQLAKIDPTAAGAVYDREFIVCSLDLLSGLAEGLGAGIESLVAQSSLRDLLLQCCMDEAADVRQSALALLGDLSRVCPIHLHPRLQEFLTVAAKQLNPQSVKDAVSVANNACWAIGELAIKIGKEISPVVITVVSCLVPILKSPEGLNKSLIENSAITLGRLSWVCPDIVAPHMEHFMQAWCSALCMIRDDFEKEDAFHGLCAMVAANPTGAAGSLAYICQACASWTEIKSEGLHNEVCQILNGYKQLLGNGGWEQCMATLQPDVVQKLARYGV